The stretch of DNA aaagaaaaaaagcaccagtAAGCATCAAATCCTGCAAGTGTGCAATGAGGAAGCCATTTAGGAGACACACTTCAAAGGATGTTTCCTCACAGCTGAGAAACCAAGCCTTTGACAGAGAACATGTTGTACTCTTTAATGCAGCATACAAAAATCAGGGATCCAGTGCCACAGAAATCAGAGTATTTTGTGAAGTCTAGATTTAAAAATCTCTAGTATTTTAGGATTGAAAGatatacaaacaaaaagcaagtgGCAGTGAGTCAGGCTTTGTCAAACAAACCGAAATCCACAAATCCAACGAGCTACAAATCCACTGGATTCTCTCTCACTTGTGGTTTCATATAGTCTTGATATATGAGCATCAGCAATATTCACTGTTTTATACAGtctgtgtcatattttttaaaacaaatcttccTCTTGCTCTTGAATTGCACCAAACAACACCTAAACTGGATACAGGGAGCTGAGAACTGGTTGTTCGagctgaacagaaaaaaagtattcaggTCTTCTGAGGGCGGCAGAGCCAATTTGAAAAGCTCAGTCTTTcagattatgatgatgattctcAGTCTCttaacatcacatcacatcacataaagATATGATACCGTTCTTGCCTGCCAAGAGTCCTCACTTCAGTTATAGGTTGGAGACACTGGACTGGTAATGGGTTCAGGACAGATGTCTTGCATCTGAGGACAAAGAACTCTGAACTTCACTGTTTGATTTGCGTTTTGGGCTGGGTCACATGAAGATTAACAGCCACACTGGCCACAGATTACGACCAAGGACGCTCCTTCAAGATTTTGACATAGTGCTTGTCATACTGTGACAGGCAGGGCTGTTGTCAGTCCCTTGTCTGAGCTTGTCGTATCTCTGTAGATGGAAAAAAGAGGGCCTCATCAGCACCTTTGAACACACGCAGATCCCTGAGACGTCAAGCAAACAGCTGGATTGTCCACGCTTCCATGAATATCAGCAGAACTACTCATCTGGCCACCACCATCCTGTCGTGGGAGTCCACATCCTCCATTTCCCTTAACATCACACAATGAGTGACTTATAATTTACTCAGCAAAGCACACCAAAGTAGGATTATATAACTATCCTCGGCGCAAAGGGAAATAGAATATTCACATCGgcggacaaaaaaacatttacatgaaaGTATGATTAGAAATGATTATGCCAATGTCCAGTGGCACGTCAGAGTGAATTCAACATTAATTAATCCGCTGCCCTATAAATATTCTCAAGGTAAGTATACACAGATGCATTAACCGGCTGCATTTGAGGcctgacaggaagaagaagaaatgatgaattattagtcattaaatattgtttatggACGTTTACTCACTGCTCTCTGTCTTAATGCAGAAACGGTGTTTGAAGCCTTTGTGTGAGTGGGTGCAGGTGATGACCTCTGGGTTGGAGCAGCCCACGTCCACGTACCTCTGGCCCTGGATGATGTTGCAGCCGTAGCACTGCAGCCCCTCGACTGCAGGGGACATACAGACCAGGACAACTTGTTAGGGTCAATTTGTATGAAGCTACTATAATGCAATAGCACATTCCCTGCTACCTTTGCGCAATGAAAGGAATAACATATGCAGTTCACATTAGTAGAATGATCATCATGACATGAAATGGATGTGCTTAAAATCATTGGAAGACACAGCAACATCAGGTGTGAGCCTCATCAACACATTCACCTGCCCATGCACTGCAGGCAGGACATTGATGCTGACCACTGGGAgctgattattatgattattaggAAGATTGTGCAGCTACAAACGTGGCTGCTCATGACTACTTTgctgtcaagtcaagtcaagcgAAGTTATTTGTAAAGGATCTCCAACCCCTCATCCCTCGACCCCTCAACCCCTCAACCCTTCATCCCTCTACCCTCCCATTTTCCTCATCATCGCAATATGCATTAAACTTTAATATCCATAACTTTGGAGGTGTGGTCCTTGTTAGTGAAGTTTGTGTGTTCAACCTTATCTTTAATTATACTGCTTATACTATTATACCACTACAAATTTGTTGTGATTCACTTTTAAGACTCTGCTTATGATGAACCCATTAATGACacatttaattttacttttttttaaactgttgccAGAATATTTGGCTGAACGTAATTTGGTCACATAACATTTCACGGCTCCAACAAGTAACATTGTTTCCGAGTTAGATATTTGCTCTCGTGTTGACTTAtaacctcttctcttctcttctcatacTCCAGCTCCAGCTTGTGATCTCAAAGTTGTGTCTCTACCACTCAGCACTCGTGGTAAAAGCTGTGGCACAGAGGAGGACTTGAGAAGGACTAAATCATCGTGCAGCCGGATAATGTTGTTTAATTTTCCTTCTCAACTGATATCTGAAACACATGTGGTCAGCTAACATGATCATTTGCCAAAATAGGTTTGGTCTCTGTGATATTTACAGGAATAAATGCTCTGAAGACTTCTTTCATCTTAAGTTTCCCCTTCTCCTGTGCCACTGCTCTTTCCAAATGTCTAACTCCCTCAAGAAAGTAAGGCTAAGCCTAAACAGAACAAATCCCCCAGGCCTTAAAGGGATTATCTGTAAATTCAGACCCCTCACACACCTGTGCCTGACCTCcaaaatccaacacacacaagaTGGAAGATCAGCTCTGGCTGAAACCAATCCTCTCTCTTTATCTGTGCAGAACCTATGTGGACTCGGCGCAAGGGCAGCGAGCCTCTCGCTGCCGCTGCTCGGTTAAATAGCCCACCAAAAGCCCTGATGGAGCTTTCAGGAGCAAACTAATCCCAGGCAAATGCTCTTACAAAAATCACTTTAGAAATCAGCTGGAATCAATGTAAAGCCTCACAGGGACAGAGAGCACATGCCAGCCTTTAGGGGATGTGTCATAGTCCCCCATTGGTGATACACTGTGCAGTGCAAGCTCCCATAAATACTGGAGTATTTCATTAGAGCTGGATTATAGTAATGGAACTGAGAAGCAGTGCAGCAGTCATTTACATCTGGTAAACAaccttgttaaaaaaattcacTGATGCAATGTTGTTACACACCGCACTTACAATACATAGAAAAGCCGCCCGGCCTGACCATTTGTCAGCATAATGAGGACATATTGGAATGACATTCGGCATCCCATGGTACAATGAAATTTATTATGAGTATACACCCGATCGTTTCCCAGTATGCATTGCAAATGTTCTGAAtacatcaaaatgttttgtgaCCTACATTTTTTTAGTTGAGCTCAACTCATCTGCATTTCAACACAGAGCttataatattaattttatCTGAGTAACGTTTTAAGAAGAAGTCATGTATCAAAAAAGCATGAACAGAAAAAGCAAGAACGATTTCAAGAATTATCATAAGGacttttggatttattttaggGAAAGGTTATACTGCTGGTCTATCTCATTATATATCTGGAAATGTGATACTGTTTAAATGCACTGCAATGTATCTTTTACCAGATTTGTTGCCTTGTCTACTGCCTTATTGATAAACGCCATATCATTAATCTGCCCTGCAGCCGTCTGGGTTGGGAGTTGGGATCAGAGGTGATCTGACTCAGACGGAACACCGATATATGAATCAAGCAAAGCGACGTCTCAGCGCACCACATCGTCACAGTTTCTCTTCATTTGTTACCATTGAAATAAAGGTTGCCCTACAAGAGGAGTCAGGTCAATCATTACTGCTCTATGGGGAAATTTACTTTGCCACCTATGGATATTACCTATTGTTGAAAGTCCTATGGATTCGAACTCCCAGGTCAATTACATGCAGAACAAAGGCATATTAATTGGAGTCACCTTTCGACATAGTCGTTCATTATATTAATGCCATCCATTGTGTTGATTTTGGTCTGGAACATTCACAAGCCCATTTTTCTGTGATTCTACCGCTGTGTCAACAATTTCCATACGTTAAAAGttgatcttttaaaaaaaacaataggcTTACTGTACTTGTATTTATACACTGCAGTGTGTATGATATATAACCTGTCTGACTGTACATTTATTATTGATTACTCTGCCTGCAAAAGGCTATTGCAAGTGAAGACTATTGTATTTGTGATATCATTAGTGAGctgcatgcttttttttgtctgtttcatacaaatcacatgcacacacttacaGGCGCAGCCTCTTCATACTGTATGCCTCTGTGCACTGCAAAAATCTCCAAACATTTCCCTGCTAAAATACATGCTGCTTACCTTGTGTGAAGCAGAGTATCACAGCCATGATAAATCCAAACCCATACACCAGCCAGGTATGTAAAGTCATGGATGCAGCACAGTAGTGATGGTCAGTGGTCagtgctggaggagagagatccAAAGATGTCCTCTGCTCTCATCTAATAGTCCaccagaaacagacagagagagaaatcaggCAGAGATTCCCACTTTTCCAAAAGCCTGAGCAACCCAACTGTCTTTCTCCAACGCAGTCTCAGTGAAGCTCGCgcagtgtgtgagtgaactGCCAGTGAGAGTCCAGCGAGAGAGGGAGCCAAGCATccagacagtcagtcagctcAGCAGCCAGTCAGGCAAAgagacgagggggaggaagatAAATGAGCAAAGGAACTAAATAAGAGAATGTCTCCCTCAGTGGTCTCCTCACGTCCTGAGAAGGAGAATCTGGTGGAATTAGTGGTTTGATCGCagagtgggaggaaaaaagatcTCTCATCTCACCTCCTGTAGGAAACAAAAACCCGAGAGAACCACCTTCTGTCTCATTAGAgcgatgaaaacaaacagtgtggtGAGTGAGGTCCAGTTGGGGGCAAACACATCAGTCAGGATTAATTCCTGATTGATAATCCATTGCTTCTAATAATAGCCCTATCAAAATGTGCTAAAAGCCCCGACACAAAATGGGATGGCACACCAGGGGGCCGGgttggtgtgtatgtgagttTGAGCATGTTTGTTTCTCAGAGAGGGGAGCGATGccaaaggacacacacacacacacacacacacaaacacacacacacacacacctccccaaCAGGGCAGGTTATCTGTGCTCAGTGTATCACTGAGCTTGCACACTGGGGAGAAAATTCTATCTAATCAAGAATTAAAGAGTAAATCCTTTCTTAGAGTCTGTAATGCCAGAGGATAAGGCAGGCTTTGCAGTAAGCCCTCATTCCCTCCCCACCCAAAGCAACATATGGTCCGACCTGATAGATGGCTGCCAATGATCACTGTCATTCATATTAAGACATATTTACAGGGGAGGGTGCAGATTTTTCCACATATGTTTTGATCACCGTGGAACGCAGATGAGCTATGTATTCATTAGCGCTCATTTACGAAAACAAGCGGTGCCTACGAGCGTGGCCTTCAGTTCATCTTTTTGTAATGTTCcccgcacacacatacacatgcctCCTTTTATTTGTAagtgtgtgcagctgtgtgtgtgagttgtctCTCCAATCCTGTGCTTTTACTCATGAGTCATTgctcgtgtgtgagtgtgtggggaAGAAAAACCAGGGCGAGAGAAAAGAAACGCCAGCTGTGCGTACTATCTTTGTGAGGCATATGGTAGGTAGAAGGCATCATGTggaaagttgtgtgtgtgtgtgtgcgcatgagGGGGTAAGAGATGAAAAGATGCTGTTCTAAGCCTAAACTTGATCAATATTctcgtatttgtgtgtgtgtgtgtgtgtgtgtgtgtgtttgtgtgtgtgtgtgtgtgtgtgtctattataatctaaatgggaccataatataaaaaaattaacatcaaGCTGAattgaagaagatttgaaactagagattgagagCATAAACCCCCCGGGAAAATGTTaaatgacattataaatcagtagtcattttctcatagacttccacAGAAACTGATTCCTTTTtgcgaccagtggagtcgccctctgctggtcattccagagaatacatgtttcaggcacttccgctaTTAGATTTACTTTCTGGACCCAGTGATTATGTCCATTTTCACAAACAGTCTCTGATTAATATATGATATCTCAGTTTGGTTTATCTGTACAAAAAAGAGTTTTTGTTACTGCTCTTCTCCTTGTACTTACATCATTTGCTAAATCTTTATAATAAACATGATTCTGATTCATAACTTCATATTTACCATGCCattgtgtttgtaatgtttcAAAATAGAGTCCTCTTGCCACAAAATTAATACATGTATTTTCCAAATAATTAGCCCATTTATTCTGCACTTTACTGCTTTCTGCCCTTCTGATGCTAAACTACGTTCTGTTGTCTCTCTGTACTTGTACTGTGTGCAGTGACATTTAAATTGAAACTAATCTAGTCTAATCTAATCTCAAACAttgcacatgcacgcacactcaAACACCACCCCGCAAAACAAATCAACATCCAGAGATTCCCATATGTCATGGACAGGGGTGATGAATCTGTAATGCGAAATCTCCAGTGTGGTGCAAAAGCGTATAAAAGAGCGGTGCGTCTCACAGTCCCAGCGCCGATGTGCACATCCAATTTTTGTCTCtacctttttcctctctgtccacaTCTCCACTAGCccttattcatttatattctgCTGAGCCGCTTGAGCATTTGAGTGATAAAGGCTTgaaagggagagtgagagaaggaTGGATTGGAAGGGGGAAGAGCAGGTCCCGCACAACTACATTGATGAAAGTGAGTCTTCCCCAAGCTGCCCCTGACTTATCTTATGACACACAATAGCTGCTTTAAATACCCTTTAAGTCCCCCGCGGTGCCGAGTTTGGAGTGACAGTGACAAGAATTAGGCAGGCTACATGGCTTTAAATTCTTGATGAAGTTGCAATTAAGCCACCAGAAGAACAAGTGAGCCCGAGGCTGTGCGAGCAACggccaaaaaaggaaaacaacaagaatGCGAGGAGGAAATACATGAAAAGTTAATTTTGCTCTGTGGGCTTTAATTCTGGGCTCCTGGCACTGCATATAACCctccccctttaaaaaaaagtgtagagGAGATGAAACTGAAAGTGGCCATTAAGGCTTGTGAATTCACCACAGCCCAATGGGTTCTCTGCTGTGTTAATGAGCAGTAGTCCAGCAGTGTTTGACCACAGTACTTGGCAACATGGGAAGATATGTCCGCGGGATGTGCACagccaaatcaaaacaaaagtctCGAAGCTACATGTAGCGAGGTTTGAGACGTTGATACCCTGCCGATTTGGCTGGTTGGATAAATCCACAGGGGTCTCCGTCGCTTCCCCCaagggacatttttttgtgctttttgtcaCATGTCCCATGATTATCGCCTTAATCCTGGCACTGGCTGCAAGATTAACTGCTGGAGCCTTGAAGGGGAAACTGCCTTTTAGCACCCAGAATATAAAGCAATTGAAAGTTTGACTGAATGTATGGTGCCTCTGCAGTTTTACACCAAAGGAAGTGCAAAGCCGGATCCTCCTTAAACAGCAAAAGAGACGTCTCAGCAGAGGGCTTAGGCTCGCTTGTGGAAATGTTAGCACTTCAGAATTTTTGCTTTATTGCCCTTTATATCATGGTTCCCTGCATTTCTAGATGAATCACATAGAGTTTGTTCAGGTTTCAGTCCACTGATCGGTTGaatttattcataaaatataCTCTTTACctttgaggaaataaaaaaacgtcACAGTACTGTATTTAATGTgcaactctttctctctgtgcatgaattaaataatatatCCCCACAAATCATAGCCTCATAGCATCCTTGCATATATCACTTTTGCAATAAAGGGCCAGAGATTATTCCAACATGCTCTATATTTGTGCATGTGATGATCCtcgaaataaaaacatcataaaatgtGTCATGCTGTTGGCTCCTgtcttttatttaataaattgcAATCCTGCTAATGCCTTAGTTTGTCATTTACTGACCGACAGACCATGTCGAGCATGGTTTGGTGAGAGGAGGGTCCAGTGTGTCTACCGGGTTAACATAATTATAAGTCCTCTCAAGCATGTGAGCGCTGCTCCTCTCAGCTTCTTATCGGCCCGTGGCGTCTTGAGAGGCACGGTCCAATCAGTGGCCGGGCTTTTTTGTGCATTGCTGCCCTGTCTCTGTGCCCAgtagctgggggggggggggggggggcaggggatCTCCTCACCATCTGCTGCTGTCACCAGGTGTGGCACTATCTCGTTCATAGTGTCATGCCAGCCCCACAGAGCCCAAGACCAGGCTGTGACCCTCTCTTCAACTGCCCCGAGACGTAATGTCTTCCTCACCAGGTTACTCACCACATATGTTGATGATGCACACCGCTCGCTGATCCAGAGGCATATTCTGCAGGAGTTATTGGTAAGAACTAATTGTGAGGTTTTGCTTGTTGATATGCTTTTAATATGTTATTTTGTTATAGACTGATGGTAGGCGTGCGTTGTCTCTCAGTGCGGTTTTATAGATCTGAAAGCATCACTTTTCACAGTTGCAACATCCACAGTAGACCTCACGTTACACAGTGATGCAATCATTTCATGGGAAATGGCCAATTCAAACTTTTTGaggagctgttttcagatttcTGAGACTAATTTGCCTCTCGGATGTACAACGTCTGGCATGGAAAATCAAACCGGCATTTGAAGGCTTGCTGGAGGGACGTTGCTGCAGCACATCACTCACAAAACACTAATTGGATGTTTGGACTATTTTTAAAAGGTCCACTGAACCCATGGCCCGCCTTTCAGAGAGTGTGttcataaataattaaatcGACACAGATAGGACGGAAATATTTAACTGCTACCCCCATTTAAAGGCTTAGCTTTACAAACCATCAACTCAATAATCTCTTAACTTAAACATTCCCTTCAATCTCCAAGGCTTAGAGGCAGCATCtgctacagacacacacacacacacacacacacacacacacacacacacacacacacacacacaccattttaATGAAAATCCAACCTGAGTCATGCTGACATCTGTTTCCCTAATGACTTTCATTTAGTGCCCATTTAGTCTCTGACTGCTTGGTGAACGAGTGTATTTGTGCACTATAGCTAAAACCTTTTCATCCCTGACACAATTTACACCACAGATGTTCAAAAAGTTGGATATTAGTTATCTGTTCTCAGGAGGAAGCTCAGAATGGCATTGATTTATGTTTGTCATTTATAGATCCCACCTTTGCACAATGTGAAATCAATGACAGCGCTCTCGGGGGAATTTGTAAGAGGTGGGGTGTTATTTGGACACGCTCTCAACAGGAAAATCAAAACATGCTACTCTATTTTCTCTCGCGTGTAGTCCATGATACACATCGACAGAGAGACATCAGTAGCTCATGAATAATAAGCACCATCAGAAAACAATTTGCCTGCACCACATCACGAGGGGATGAGGCAGTGATTCGGGAGCATGTTTTCAGTATGAGGGCTTGACACACAGCAGTGGGGAAATTGAGAGTCAAGACGCTGCCAGGAGCTTTGGGGGCTGACCTGACTGCACACTGATGCCAACACCCTGCTTATGTGGACGCCAAGTCGAAACCACCACAACCTTCTCGCCGCTGCCAGCTTCATATCTTAATCCCCGCAGGATTTATCACTTAAATCACCTTTAAGAACAAAAGCTGATCCTATAGGTGGTTTGTTGCACCTATTTCCTACATGTAAACCCTCTCAGCTCCCTGAACAGATTGGGCTCCAGGCCACCGCTGCCAGGCTCTGTGAAGGAATATGAATGGCATTAGCTCcaggctgttgccatggtgttgacttatttactgtacatcagcCCACTGACTTCAAACAACACTGCACATGTTTTGGCTGCCATATTAGTGTCAGTGTTATCATCCAAAGGACACATTTCCACTGggtgatttaaaataaaaaagaaagaataaagcTGTGGCTTGTTATAAACAACAGAAAGTTGCAAAAATAGTCCTGTAAGCTGAAGACACGCTGACCAATAGAAAACATGAATAACTATTCCTTAAGTCAACAATAGATCACATCCTAttattgttgttaaaaaaaagaagaaaaacatggttGATATATTTCCAATTTGGTCTCCTAGTGAATAACGTGCTTagatttcagatttatttaatgtcctgggcagctgtttttttctaagCAGCAGTAGGAAACATAACTTGACATTTACGTTTACCCAATAAtcaagaaataaaaagtcaaagtaaagaTGACTGAGACTCTCAGtgacaacatttcacaaaagtACTTATCCTAGACTGTTTTAGGCTAAATCTAGCTGAGGATGCTAAAAAAACCCTTCCTCATTTAAATCTCATATTTGATCCCTTTACAGATTCAGCGgattctgtcatttttcttcaaGCTGTGAGGATGTTCTATATAAGTCTATGGAGAGAAATATTTATGGATGGACAGAAAAGCTCTGATTTATTATATCATCAGTAACAGCGTGATATTATTTGATGAATGACAAAATATGGTTTTAAACAATTACTCATGATAGTTTAGTGCATGTGTGATAAAGATTGCTTTTAAGGACATACTCCTAAAATTAGCACAGTACACAATGTCTCCTGACACTTTAAGATTCTGTCTCTAAGCTTATGTTTATGCAGTGGgcttaaatatattttttagg from Scophthalmus maximus strain ysfricsl-2021 chromosome 20, ASM2237912v1, whole genome shotgun sequence encodes:
- the LOC118284473 gene encoding uncharacterized protein LOC118284473 — protein: MTLHTWLVYGFGFIMAVILCFTQVEGLQCYGCNIIQGQRYVDVGCSNPEVITCTHSHKGFKHRFCIKTESTALGIVLTSGCATSRHCQQQELPGVRIHCCDSDLCNSTPAWHPSTLHCMCALFGLLLLRMWL